A stretch of the Aphis gossypii isolate Hap1 chromosome 2, ASM2018417v2, whole genome shotgun sequence genome encodes the following:
- the LOC114120361 gene encoding protein Wnt-11b-1-like isoform X1, with product MWKRISVFIVFLMLIIQMNSIQWLGMQKAAGKVDWNDVGVCRTLRKTYGLDSRQARICKSWRPVMQHVSRAAALAVVACQSVLQNRRWNCSSVRSAPGLTPELVKGTKEQSFAYALSSAALTYTMTRDCASGMLPSCGCGTHPEDTDGTFKWSGCDDNIRWGAKFARQFVKKENPLAAVASGKYKGGDEDDDDGDDIVDLPANANEDAVRREQRAMSIVDEHNYKIGRKVVVSSVKTHCKCHGMSGSCNVKTCWRGLPNKFIGVGIKLLKLYNKTPLKVEMIQVIRFGLPKHTDSSLVYITESSDYCNYDQRVGSYGTVGRKCNSTTVGTENCLSMCCGRGYTTQIIEQTERCQCKYHWCCYVNCQNCTSLVKRQICN from the exons ATGTGGAAACGGATATCCGTATTCATCGTGTTCCTTATGTTAATCATACAGATGAACAGTATTCAATGGct GGGCATGCAGAAAGCAGCCGGCAAAGTGGACTGGAACGACGTGGGCGTTTGCCGGACATTGCGCAAAACCTACGGACTAGACTCGCGTCAAGCGCGCATTTGCAAGTCTTGGCGTCCAGTCATGCAGCACGTTTCCCGGGCCGCCGCGTTGGCCGTGGTCGCCTGTCAGTCGGTCTTGCAAAACAGACGGTGGAACTGTTCGTCGGTGCGGTCCGCGCCGGGACTCACGCCGGAGCTGGTCAAAG GCACAAAGGAGCAGTCTTTCGCGTATGCGCTCAGTTCGGCCGCGCTGACGTACACCATGACCAGGGATTGTGCGTCTGGAATGTTGCCGAGCTGTGGGTGCGGCACTCACCCGGAAGACACGGACGGCACGTTCAAATGGAGCGGGTGCGATGACAATATCCGGTGGGGCGCCAAGTTTGCTAGACAGTTTGTGAAGAAAGAAAACCCTTTGGCGGCGGTGGCGTCGGGTAAATACAAAGGTGGCGACgaggacgacgacgacggcgacgaTATCGTCGACTTGCCGGCTAACGCCAACGAAGATGCGGTACGGCGCGAACAGAGAGCCATGTCTATCGTCGACGAACACAATTACAAAATAGGCCGAAAA gTGGTCGTGTCAAGTGTGAAAACCCATTGCAAGTGTCACGGCATGTCAGGATCATGTAACGTGAAAACGTGTTGGAGGGGTCTGCCGAACAAATTCATTGGTGTAGGCATCAAGTTGTTGAAACTGTACAATAAAACACCGTTGAAAGTGGAAATGATTCAAGTCATTCGATTCGGACTTCCAAAACACACGGACAGttcattagtatatattacagAGTCTTCAGATTATTGTAATTACGACCAGAGAGTAGGCAGTTACGGAACGGTCGGCAG aaAGTGTAATTCCACCACAGTTGGTACTGAAAATTGTCTTTCTATGTGCTGCGGTCGAGGATACACTACTCAAATCATTGAACAGACAGAACGTTGCCAATGCAAATACCATTGGTGCTGTTATGTGAACTGTCAAAACTGTACTAGCCTAGTAAAGAggcaaatttgtaattaa
- the LOC114120361 gene encoding protein Wnt-11b-1-like isoform X2, protein MQKAAGKVDWNDVGVCRTLRKTYGLDSRQARICKSWRPVMQHVSRAAALAVVACQSVLQNRRWNCSSVRSAPGLTPELVKGTKEQSFAYALSSAALTYTMTRDCASGMLPSCGCGTHPEDTDGTFKWSGCDDNIRWGAKFARQFVKKENPLAAVASGKYKGGDEDDDDGDDIVDLPANANEDAVRREQRAMSIVDEHNYKIGRKVVVSSVKTHCKCHGMSGSCNVKTCWRGLPNKFIGVGIKLLKLYNKTPLKVEMIQVIRFGLPKHTDSSLVYITESSDYCNYDQRVGSYGTVGRKCNSTTVGTENCLSMCCGRGYTTQIIEQTERCQCKYHWCCYVNCQNCTSLVKRQICN, encoded by the exons ATGCAGAAAGCAGCCGGCAAAGTGGACTGGAACGACGTGGGCGTTTGCCGGACATTGCGCAAAACCTACGGACTAGACTCGCGTCAAGCGCGCATTTGCAAGTCTTGGCGTCCAGTCATGCAGCACGTTTCCCGGGCCGCCGCGTTGGCCGTGGTCGCCTGTCAGTCGGTCTTGCAAAACAGACGGTGGAACTGTTCGTCGGTGCGGTCCGCGCCGGGACTCACGCCGGAGCTGGTCAAAG GCACAAAGGAGCAGTCTTTCGCGTATGCGCTCAGTTCGGCCGCGCTGACGTACACCATGACCAGGGATTGTGCGTCTGGAATGTTGCCGAGCTGTGGGTGCGGCACTCACCCGGAAGACACGGACGGCACGTTCAAATGGAGCGGGTGCGATGACAATATCCGGTGGGGCGCCAAGTTTGCTAGACAGTTTGTGAAGAAAGAAAACCCTTTGGCGGCGGTGGCGTCGGGTAAATACAAAGGTGGCGACgaggacgacgacgacggcgacgaTATCGTCGACTTGCCGGCTAACGCCAACGAAGATGCGGTACGGCGCGAACAGAGAGCCATGTCTATCGTCGACGAACACAATTACAAAATAGGCCGAAAA gTGGTCGTGTCAAGTGTGAAAACCCATTGCAAGTGTCACGGCATGTCAGGATCATGTAACGTGAAAACGTGTTGGAGGGGTCTGCCGAACAAATTCATTGGTGTAGGCATCAAGTTGTTGAAACTGTACAATAAAACACCGTTGAAAGTGGAAATGATTCAAGTCATTCGATTCGGACTTCCAAAACACACGGACAGttcattagtatatattacagAGTCTTCAGATTATTGTAATTACGACCAGAGAGTAGGCAGTTACGGAACGGTCGGCAG aaAGTGTAATTCCACCACAGTTGGTACTGAAAATTGTCTTTCTATGTGCTGCGGTCGAGGATACACTACTCAAATCATTGAACAGACAGAACGTTGCCAATGCAAATACCATTGGTGCTGTTATGTGAACTGTCAAAACTGTACTAGCCTAGTAAAGAggcaaatttgtaattaa